In Perca fluviatilis chromosome 18, GENO_Pfluv_1.0, whole genome shotgun sequence, one genomic interval encodes:
- the LOC120546783 gene encoding uncharacterized protein LOC120546783 produces the protein MDHSDLSWIPDEEMSSESSDEENSEEPIQESLNDPNVADKFIVCLSQLMCLFTICSVCCGETQGQIEYQEGTYIKIKQACTACGYQRYWQNQNMLHRNMPACNLQLSGAIHFSGCMATQTIRMLKLFGLQCISASTFFRHQRFYTIPTIVQAWQNEQRGIIRELKEIGGGLILSGDCRSDSPGHCAKYGTYSFIEDRINKVLDLQLVQSSEVPSSTWCKIEGLKRSVQFLKDQVMQVSALITDRNRQVAKWVREELCPEGTSHFYDIWHIGQSLQKALVTVAKEKDCEDLKLWRPAIIDHLYWTASSTPNGDPDKMEAKWQSMLNHVQDIHEHSYPSFPQCAHPPLEGEGRNKQWLEPGSTAAIKLESVASRKALLKDIRQLSPQHQTFSLEAFHSLILHFAPKHTGFSFLGMNSRLLLAALHFNNNGDRELARTNSGEARYTVRYPRFRKGGWVV, from the exons ATGGACCATTCTGATCTGTCATGGATCCCAGACGAGGAGATGAGTAGTGAGTCATCTGATGAGGAGAATTCAGAAGAGCCAATACAGGAATCTCTCAATGACCCCAA tgtggctgaCAAGTTCATTGTTTGCCTAAGCCAGCTTATGTGTCTGTTCACAATTTGCTCGGTCTGTTGTGGGGAAACCCAGGGACAAATAGAGTACCAGGAAGGGACTTACATAAAAATCAAGCAG GCCTGCACAGCATGTGGCTATCAGCGTTACTGGCAGAATCAAAATATGCTGCACCGAAACATGCCCGCCTGCAATCTTCAACTCAGCGGTGCCATTCACTTTTCGGGCTGCATGGCTACTCAGACCATCAGAATGCTGAAGCTGTTTGGGCTGCAGTGCATCAGTGCAAGCACTTTTTTCCGCCATCAGCGCTTCTACACAATTCCTACCATCGTGCAGGCCTGGCAGAATGAGCAGAGAGGGATCATCAGAGAGTTGAAGGAGATTGGGGGTGGACTGATCCTCTCTGGTGACTGCAG ATCAGACTCCCCAGGACATTGTGCCAAATATGGAACATATTCCTTCATTGAAGACCGAATAAACAAGGTTTTGGATCTTCAACTTGTCCAG agctcAGAAGTCCCAAGCAGCACCTGGTGTAAGATAGAGGGACTGAAGCGCAGTGTGCAGTTCCTGAAGGACCAAGTCATGCAGGTGTCAGCCCTAATAACCGACAGAAATCGCCAG GTTGCTAAGTGGGTCCGTGAGGAGTTGTGTCCAGAAGGAACAAGCCATTTCTACGACATCTGGCATATTGGGCaaa GTTTACAAAAAGCACTGGTTACTGTGGCCAAGGAGAAGGATTGCGAGGACCTGAAGCTATGGAGACCTGCCATCATCGACCATTTATACTGGACTGCGTCTTCCACCCCAAATGGCGATCCCGATAAGATGGAGGCCAAGTGGCAGAGCATGCTGAACCATGTTCAGGATATACATGAACACAGTTACCCTTCATTTCCGCAATGTGCACACCCACCTCTGGAAGGAGAGGGAAGAAACAAGCAGTGGCTGGAACCAG GATCAACAGCTGCGATAAAGTTGGAAAGTGTTGCTTCCAGAAAGGCCCTGCTGAAGGATATTCGACAGCTTTCACCGCAACACCAAACATTTTCCTTGGAGGCATTCCATTCTTTAATCCTGCACTTTGCACCAAAGCACACCGGCTTCTCTTTTCTTGGAATGAACAGCAG ACTTCTGTTAGCGGCCCTCCACTTCAATAACAATGGAGACAGAGAATTAGCCCGAACAAACAGTGGTGAGGCACGCTATACAGTCCGTTACCCCCGGTTTCGGAAGGGTGGCTGGGTCGTTTGA